One stretch of Tenacibaculum sp. MAR_2010_89 DNA includes these proteins:
- a CDS encoding enoyl-CoA hydratase/isomerase family protein, which yields MNFENILIEQSNGLATITINRPKKLNALNKKTIEELHDAFETLENDSSTKVIIITGSGEKAFVAGADISEFAHFSVEEGGRLAKKGQEMLFDFVENLSTPVIAAVNGFALGGGLELAMSCHFRIASDNAKMGLPEVSLGVIPGYGGTQRLPQLVGKGKAMELIMTAGMIDANEAKDCGLVNHITTTEELLPLAEKLASKIMRNSSVAISAAIKAVNDNFKDGINGFESEISEFGNCFGTEDFKEGTTAFLEKRKPNFPGA from the coding sequence ATGAATTTTGAAAATATTTTAATTGAACAAAGTAACGGACTAGCAACTATAACTATTAATCGTCCTAAAAAATTAAATGCTTTAAACAAAAAGACAATTGAAGAACTTCATGACGCTTTTGAAACATTAGAAAACGATTCATCTACTAAAGTTATCATAATTACTGGTAGTGGAGAAAAAGCTTTTGTTGCTGGTGCTGATATTTCTGAGTTTGCTCATTTTTCAGTTGAAGAAGGAGGGCGTTTAGCAAAAAAAGGGCAAGAAATGTTATTTGATTTTGTTGAAAACTTATCAACTCCAGTTATAGCTGCTGTAAATGGTTTTGCCCTAGGTGGTGGGTTAGAATTAGCTATGTCATGCCATTTCAGAATTGCTTCTGACAATGCTAAAATGGGACTTCCTGAAGTTTCTTTAGGCGTAATTCCAGGATATGGAGGTACACAGCGTTTACCACAGTTAGTTGGAAAAGGTAAAGCTATGGAGTTAATTATGACAGCAGGAATGATTGATGCTAATGAAGCTAAAGATTGTGGCCTTGTAAACCACATAACAACCACAGAAGAATTACTTCCTCTAGCTGAAAAATTAGCTAGTAAAATTATGAGAAACTCATCAGTAGCCATTAGTGCAGCTATCAAAGCTGTTAATGATAATTTTAAAGATGGAATTAATGGATTTGAATCAGAAATATCTGAATTTGGAAATTGTTTTGGTACTGAAGATTTTAAAGAAGGAACAACTGCTTTTTTAGAAAAAAGAAAACCTAATTTCCCAGGAGCTTAA
- a CDS encoding rhodanese-related sulfurtransferase — translation MQLYNKLSAIERAALIDEAGKDRLTISFYQYHKIENPQLFRDKLFLEWNELDVLGRTYVSNEGINAQISVSSDRMIELKNQLDAISFLKDIRLNVAVEQDNKSFLKLKVKVRNKIVADGLNDNTFDVTNKGVHLSAKEFNDMLANPNTVCVDMRNHYESEIGHFEGAVTPDVDTFRDSLDIIEEDLKDHKEDKNLLMYCTGGIRCEKASAYYKHKGFKNVFQLEGGIIEYTRQVKSEGIENKFLGKNFVFDHRRAEKITDDVISNCHQCGKSCDTHTNCANEGCHLLFIQCDDCAEKMENTCSSKCQEIIQLPFEEQKELRKGTHASNKIFKKGRSEALKFKK, via the coding sequence ATGCAACTGTACAACAAGTTAAGTGCGATAGAACGCGCTGCACTAATTGACGAAGCGGGAAAAGACCGTTTAACTATTTCATTCTATCAATATCATAAGATAGAAAACCCACAATTATTTAGAGATAAATTATTCCTAGAATGGAATGAATTAGATGTACTAGGAAGAACCTATGTATCTAACGAAGGTATTAATGCTCAAATTTCTGTTTCTTCTGACAGAATGATTGAATTAAAAAATCAATTAGATGCCATTTCTTTTCTAAAAGATATACGTTTAAACGTAGCTGTGGAACAAGACAATAAATCATTTTTAAAATTAAAAGTTAAAGTCCGTAATAAGATTGTTGCTGACGGATTAAATGATAATACATTTGATGTTACTAATAAAGGTGTTCATTTAAGCGCTAAAGAATTTAATGATATGTTAGCAAACCCTAACACCGTTTGTGTAGATATGCGTAATCATTATGAAAGTGAAATTGGTCATTTTGAAGGAGCTGTAACACCTGATGTTGATACTTTTAGAGATTCTTTAGATATTATTGAAGAAGACTTAAAAGACCATAAAGAAGATAAAAATCTTTTAATGTATTGTACGGGTGGAATTCGTTGTGAAAAAGCATCTGCCTACTATAAACACAAAGGATTTAAAAATGTTTTTCAATTAGAAGGAGGTATCATAGAATACACTCGTCAAGTAAAATCAGAAGGCATAGAAAACAAGTTTTTAGGAAAGAATTTTGTTTTTGATCATAGAAGGGCAGAAAAAATTACTGATGATGTAATTTCAAACTGTCATCAATGTGGAAAATCTTGTGATACACACACTAATTGTGCCAACGAAGGTTGTCATTTATTATTTATTCAATGTGATGATTGTGCTGAAAAAATGGAGAATACATGTTCTTCTAAGTGCCAGGAAATAATTCAACTACCATTTGAAGAACAAAAAGAGTTGCGTAAAGGAACTCATGCTAGCAACAAAATTTTCAAAAAAGGACGTTCTGAAGCTTTAAAATTTAAAAAGTAA
- a CDS encoding aspartate-semialdehyde dehydrogenase, whose protein sequence is MRVAVVGATGMVGNVMLQVLAERNFPVTELIPVASERSVGKLLPYNGKEYSVVNLATAVEMKPDVALFSAGGETSLEWAPKFAEVGTTVIDNSSAWRMDPTKKLVVPEINGDVLTKEDKIIANPNCSTIQLVMALGPLHKEYRMKRVVISTYQSVSGTGVKAVQQLDNEEAGVEGEMAYPHPIGRNALPHCDIFLENGYTKEEMKLVKEPKKILRDDSFSITATAVRIPTAGGHSESVNIQFENDFDLTKVREILAGTEGVIVQDNVKENVYPMPINAHNKDEVFVGRIRRDESQSNTLNMWIVSDNLRKGAATNTIQIAEYLVKNSILKNKVLA, encoded by the coding sequence ATGAGAGTAGCAGTTGTTGGAGCTACCGGAATGGTAGGTAATGTAATGTTACAAGTATTAGCAGAACGAAACTTTCCAGTAACAGAGTTGATTCCTGTTGCGTCTGAACGTTCAGTAGGTAAATTATTACCTTACAATGGAAAAGAGTATTCAGTAGTAAATTTAGCTACAGCTGTAGAAATGAAGCCAGATGTTGCTTTATTTTCAGCTGGGGGAGAAACCTCTTTAGAGTGGGCTCCAAAATTTGCTGAAGTTGGAACGACGGTTATCGATAATTCATCAGCATGGAGAATGGATCCGACTAAGAAATTAGTGGTGCCTGAAATTAATGGTGATGTATTAACGAAAGAAGATAAAATTATAGCAAACCCAAACTGTTCTACAATTCAATTGGTAATGGCATTAGGCCCATTGCATAAAGAGTATAGAATGAAGCGTGTTGTAATTTCAACGTATCAATCAGTTTCAGGAACAGGAGTAAAAGCTGTTCAGCAATTAGATAATGAAGAAGCTGGAGTTGAAGGAGAAATGGCTTATCCACACCCAATAGGAAGAAACGCTTTACCTCATTGTGATATTTTTTTAGAAAACGGATATACTAAAGAAGAGATGAAGTTGGTAAAGGAACCAAAAAAGATTTTACGTGATGATTCTTTTTCTATTACTGCTACAGCGGTTAGAATTCCTACAGCTGGGGGGCATTCAGAATCTGTAAATATTCAATTTGAAAATGATTTTGATTTGACTAAAGTACGTGAGATTTTGGCAGGAACTGAAGGAGTTATAGTTCAAGATAATGTAAAAGAAAATGTGTATCCAATGCCTATTAACGCTCATAATAAAGATGAAGTTTTTGTAGGTAGAATTAGAAGAGATGAATCTCAATCAAATACATTAAATATGTGGATAGTTTCTGATAATTTACGTAAAGGAGCTGCTACTAATACAATTCAAATAGCTGAGTATTTGGTTAAAAACAGCATATTAAAAAATAAAGTTTTGGCGTAA
- a CDS encoding helix-turn-helix domain-containing protein, whose protein sequence is MKYLKVIILYFLFFCAVTISAQEFKDSIYKKELIQLSDSLQNSTEIRKSISFMKKMLFLAEKNKDTFRIIQFLHTIGRRSQFISENHSSIVFFKKELALLKNNNLNFKEKDLLNKAKIAPIEVLAQLGNNYSAIGNTTLALDYFYKSESIAEKENLEFYKAVIPILIGGVKFKANNYKDALKEYKRGYKFLNETTKIDTANKRFNSSLTLISISNTYLKLNQLDSAKLSIKKGIEKGLDTINGLVRINFQSQIGRILLEEKKHNEALTQFLKLKKISDEYDINSGITYYYKDLSEAYTKVSQYDSAIAVMHKGIDIMKTKTKEFNLVEDYKALAKIYKLSGNIEKSNNYYEKYVLNQSILDKERREILTSFHNKEIENLASEKKIQQKNISYLAISGALIIALLLLFLFKTSKKNKKDSASFNELINKIQQLEEQQKIIDTKDKTIEEKSTLDINPETYQEILSGLKKLEEHNYFLKQDCNSYNVAKKIKTNTSYLSKVINAHYQKNFNTYINDLRINHAVLKLKENKQFRAYSIQSISEEIGYKSTDSFTKYFKRRTGLLPSVYIKKLNSIS, encoded by the coding sequence ATGAAGTACCTAAAAGTAATAATATTATATTTTTTATTTTTCTGTGCAGTTACAATTTCTGCACAGGAATTTAAAGATAGCATTTATAAAAAAGAACTTATACAACTTTCAGATTCTTTACAAAACAGTACTGAAATAAGGAAGAGTATTTCTTTTATGAAAAAAATGCTGTTTTTAGCAGAAAAAAACAAAGATACTTTTAGAATAATACAATTTTTACACACCATTGGAAGGAGAAGTCAGTTTATAAGTGAAAACCATTCTTCTATTGTTTTCTTTAAAAAAGAACTTGCTCTTTTAAAAAATAACAACTTAAACTTTAAAGAAAAAGACTTACTAAATAAAGCTAAAATAGCTCCAATAGAAGTTTTAGCACAATTAGGAAATAATTATTCTGCAATAGGAAACACTACATTAGCTTTAGATTATTTTTATAAAAGTGAAAGTATTGCAGAAAAAGAAAATTTAGAATTTTACAAAGCCGTCATACCAATACTTATTGGGGGAGTAAAATTTAAAGCTAACAACTACAAAGATGCTTTAAAAGAATATAAAAGAGGGTACAAATTTCTGAACGAAACAACTAAAATAGATACTGCTAACAAACGATTTAATTCTTCTTTAACTTTAATATCTATTAGTAATACTTATCTAAAACTAAACCAATTAGATTCTGCAAAGCTTTCTATAAAAAAGGGTATTGAAAAAGGCTTAGATACAATCAATGGTTTGGTTCGCATTAACTTTCAATCGCAAATTGGGCGTATACTTTTAGAAGAAAAAAAGCACAATGAAGCTCTTACTCAGTTTTTAAAACTAAAGAAAATATCTGATGAATATGATATAAATTCAGGCATTACCTACTATTACAAAGATTTATCTGAAGCATACACTAAGGTTTCTCAATACGACTCAGCAATTGCTGTTATGCATAAAGGTATTGATATAATGAAAACCAAAACTAAAGAGTTTAATTTGGTTGAAGATTACAAAGCCTTAGCCAAAATATACAAGCTTTCTGGGAATATAGAAAAATCAAATAACTACTACGAAAAGTATGTACTAAATCAATCTATTTTAGACAAAGAAAGAAGGGAGATTCTTACCTCTTTCCATAATAAAGAAATAGAAAATTTAGCATCAGAAAAAAAAATTCAACAAAAAAACATTTCTTATTTAGCAATAAGCGGTGCATTAATAATTGCCTTATTACTCTTATTTTTATTTAAAACTTCTAAAAAAAACAAAAAGGACTCTGCTTCTTTTAATGAGTTAATAAATAAAATACAACAGTTAGAAGAACAGCAAAAAATTATTGACACTAAAGATAAAACAATAGAAGAAAAAAGTACTTTAGATATAAACCCTGAAACTTATCAAGAAATTTTATCTGGCTTAAAAAAACTAGAAGAACACAATTATTTTTTGAAACAGGATTGTAATTCATATAATGTAGCTAAAAAAATAAAAACTAATACTTCATATTTATCTAAAGTAATAAACGCGCATTATCAAAAAAATTTCAACACATACATTAATGATTTAAGAATTAATCATGCTGTATTAAAGTTAAAAGAAAACAAACAATTTAGAGCTTATTCTATTCAATCTATCTCAGAAGAAATTGGATATAAAAGTACAGATTCTTTTACTAAATATTTTAAAAGAAGAACAGGATTACTTCCTTCAGTTTATATTAAAAAACTGAATTCCATTTCATAA
- a CDS encoding PAS domain-containing sensor histidine kinase, with product MILLILLASILIVSVTILQYDEQTKEYNTQRFGRKEEATKQNIEIELNTTTYGVTTNNLSKIFQNKIYEIATIHKLTISMYDMSGKLLKSSIPYSFDKAKEIALSKEILMQLALNSEHRVVPPGKKEKEVTYQSSYTYINDSRYKRIGILQLQIAQDNEDQKKELREFMSRLLFVYLFMFILAIILAYFLSSYITRSIQTISQKIKETRLNKRNEKITLEAASSEINSLVESYNNMIDQLEESAVKLAQSEREQAWKEMAKQVAHEIKNPLTPMRLSVQSFERKFNPEAPNIKEKLTEYSQTLIQQIDVMSSIASAFSDFAKMPTQRREKLDVIDVVKHALDIFTENYIIYIAEESNLMANLDKTQLIRIVTNLVKNATQAMKKDGTPPKIEVKVASENNNVKITVSDNGKGIIEKNKDLIFEPKFTTKTSGMGLGLPMIKKIIETYDGSISFSSTEGIGTVFTVILPKT from the coding sequence ATGATATTATTAATATTATTGGCATCAATATTAATTGTTTCTGTTACTATTTTACAATATGACGAGCAAACAAAAGAATACAACACTCAACGTTTTGGAAGAAAAGAAGAAGCAACCAAGCAAAATATTGAAATAGAACTAAATACAACCACATACGGAGTTACTACAAATAATCTTTCAAAAATTTTTCAAAATAAAATTTATGAAATAGCAACAATACACAAACTTACTATTTCAATGTATGATATGAGTGGAAAACTATTAAAGTCATCCATTCCATATAGTTTTGACAAAGCTAAAGAAATAGCCCTTTCAAAAGAGATATTAATGCAACTTGCTTTAAATTCTGAACACAGGGTTGTGCCTCCGGGAAAAAAAGAAAAAGAAGTAACTTATCAATCATCTTATACATACATAAACGATTCAAGATATAAACGGATTGGTATTCTTCAATTACAAATTGCACAAGATAACGAAGATCAAAAAAAGGAATTGCGTGAGTTTATGTCAAGGCTTTTATTCGTGTATTTATTCATGTTTATTTTAGCCATAATATTAGCTTATTTTCTTTCAAGTTACATTACTAGATCTATTCAAACTATATCACAAAAAATTAAAGAAACTCGTTTAAATAAACGTAACGAAAAAATCACTTTAGAAGCTGCTAGTTCAGAAATAAATTCACTTGTTGAATCATACAACAATATGATTGATCAATTAGAAGAAAGTGCAGTAAAGCTAGCACAAAGTGAACGTGAACAAGCCTGGAAAGAAATGGCAAAACAGGTTGCTCATGAAATTAAAAACCCATTAACTCCAATGCGCTTATCTGTTCAAAGTTTTGAAAGAAAATTTAATCCTGAGGCACCAAATATAAAGGAAAAACTTACAGAATACAGTCAAACACTTATTCAACAAATAGATGTTATGAGCTCTATTGCTTCTGCTTTTTCTGACTTTGCAAAAATGCCTACACAACGTCGAGAAAAATTAGATGTTATTGATGTTGTAAAACATGCATTAGATATTTTCACCGAAAACTACATTATTTATATCGCTGAAGAATCAAACTTAATGGCTAACTTAGATAAAACACAATTAATACGTATTGTAACTAATTTAGTTAAAAATGCTACTCAAGCCATGAAAAAGGATGGTACACCTCCTAAAATTGAAGTAAAAGTAGCATCAGAAAACAACAATGTAAAAATCACTGTTTCAGACAACGGTAAAGGTATTATAGAAAAAAATAAAGATCTTATTTTTGAACCAAAATTCACTACCAAAACAAGTGGGATGGGACTAGGATTACCTATGATTAAAAAAATTATTGAAACTTACGATGGCTCTATTAGTTTTTCATCAACTGAAGGTATAGGAACAGTTTTTACTGTGATTTTACCAAAAACTTAA
- a CDS encoding HD domain-containing protein — MDKKEIINSTITFVKETLKGAEGGHDFFHVERVYKNALLIAEKEDVDEFVVALGALLHDIADSKFHDGDETVGPKKARFFLETKKVNDDVIVHVENIITNISYKGGNFKQQFKSAELDVIQDADRLDAIGAIGIARCFNYGGFKNREIYNPSILPNLSMTKEEYKKSKAPTINHFYEKLLLLKDKMNTNTGRKIAQERHDFMEVFLKQFFIEWA; from the coding sequence ATGGATAAAAAAGAAATTATAAATAGTACAATAACTTTTGTAAAAGAAACGCTTAAAGGAGCAGAAGGAGGACATGATTTTTTTCATGTTGAAAGGGTTTATAAAAATGCTTTACTAATTGCTGAAAAAGAAGATGTAGATGAATTTGTAGTAGCTTTAGGTGCTTTATTACATGATATAGCTGATAGTAAATTTCATGATGGAGATGAGACAGTAGGACCGAAAAAAGCACGATTCTTTTTAGAAACTAAAAAGGTTAATGATGATGTTATAGTACATGTAGAAAATATAATTACCAATATTTCATATAAAGGAGGTAATTTTAAGCAACAATTTAAATCTGCTGAACTTGATGTTATTCAAGATGCTGATCGGTTAGATGCAATAGGTGCTATAGGAATTGCTCGTTGTTTTAATTATGGAGGGTTTAAGAATAGAGAGATTTATAATCCTAGTATACTTCCTAATTTATCTATGACTAAAGAAGAGTATAAGAAGTCTAAAGCACCAACAATAAATCATTTTTATGAAAAGCTTTTATTGTTAAAAGATAAAATGAATACCAATACGGGAAGAAAAATAGCTCAAGAAAGGCATGATTTTATGGAAGTATTTTTGAAACAGTTTTTTATTGAATGGGCATAA
- the gldD gene encoding gliding motility lipoprotein GldD, protein MRKTLLLLVALIMISCGEETTPKPKAYLSLEYPELGYNKLNMSKPYYFDVAKSATIKDLPKNWLKIQYPKLKASVDITYRPIDNNLKELLVEAEKLVLEHTVKADHISWRDFSNKENKVYGKMCEIAGNAASQIQFHVTDSTKHFMKGSLFFYIKPNYDSILPAVEHIKKDMIRMMESLQWEN, encoded by the coding sequence ATGCGTAAAACACTTTTGCTTTTAGTAGCACTTATAATGATAAGTTGTGGAGAAGAAACTACACCAAAGCCTAAAGCATATTTAAGTTTAGAATATCCAGAGTTGGGGTATAATAAGTTGAACATGAGTAAGCCTTATTATTTTGATGTAGCAAAAAGTGCAACTATAAAAGATTTACCTAAAAATTGGTTGAAAATTCAGTATCCAAAACTTAAAGCATCTGTTGACATAACCTATAGACCAATAGATAATAATTTAAAAGAGTTGTTAGTAGAGGCTGAAAAATTGGTGCTAGAACATACTGTGAAAGCTGATCATATTTCATGGAGAGATTTTTCTAATAAAGAGAATAAGGTATATGGGAAAATGTGTGAGATAGCAGGGAATGCTGCATCACAAATACAGTTTCATGTAACTGATAGTACCAAGCATTTTATGAAAGGGTCTTTGTTTTTTTATATAAAACCAAATTATGATTCTATTTTACCAGCTGTAGAGCATATTAAAAAAGATATGATTCGTATGATGGAAAGTCTTCAGTGGGAGAATTAA
- a CDS encoding DNA polymerase III subunit delta' — MTFEEIIGQEHIKNHLKKSAENGRIPHAQLFIGKEGCGTLPMAIAYAQHLLCSFSENKEACTIKCNKLQHPDLHFAFPVTTTDSVKRHPVSNLFLEEWRSFIKEQPYGSLFNWLQHIGVENKQGQIGVDEAEDVVKKLQLKSYEGGFKVMIIWMAEKMNIAASNKLLKLIEEPPNKTIFLLVTEDEGQIINTIKSRCQALHFPVLGNADLVKSLIQREGIQENEALKLAHQSEGNYNKAVHLLHNNSNDTIFEEWFITWIRSAFRAKGNAAVIQDLIGWSEAIAGSGRETQKQFLQYCLQFFRQALLLNYGTPDLVFLETTSPSFDLSKFSPFIHSGNILTIEKEVSDAQYHIERNGNAKIILLDLSIKLTRLLHTKEEKIKA, encoded by the coding sequence ATGACTTTCGAGGAAATTATTGGACAAGAGCACATAAAAAATCATTTAAAAAAATCTGCTGAAAATGGAAGAATACCACATGCTCAATTATTTATAGGCAAAGAAGGCTGTGGCACCTTGCCAATGGCTATTGCCTATGCACAACATTTACTATGTAGTTTTTCTGAAAATAAAGAAGCATGTACAATAAAATGTAATAAACTTCAACACCCTGACTTACATTTTGCTTTTCCAGTAACTACAACTGACTCTGTAAAAAGGCACCCAGTAAGTAATTTATTTTTAGAAGAATGGAGGTCTTTTATTAAAGAACAACCTTATGGAAGTTTATTTAATTGGTTACAACATATTGGTGTAGAAAATAAGCAAGGTCAAATCGGTGTTGATGAGGCTGAAGATGTTGTAAAAAAATTACAATTAAAATCATATGAAGGAGGTTTTAAAGTAATGATAATTTGGATGGCAGAAAAAATGAATATTGCTGCATCAAATAAGTTATTAAAGTTAATTGAAGAACCTCCAAATAAAACTATTTTTCTATTAGTAACAGAAGATGAAGGCCAAATAATTAACACTATAAAATCAAGATGTCAAGCTTTACATTTTCCTGTTTTAGGGAATGCTGATCTTGTAAAAAGTTTAATTCAAAGAGAAGGTATTCAAGAGAATGAAGCTTTAAAATTAGCACATCAATCTGAAGGAAACTATAACAAGGCTGTTCATTTATTACACAATAACTCAAACGATACCATCTTCGAAGAATGGTTTATTACTTGGATTCGTAGTGCCTTTAGAGCTAAAGGAAATGCAGCTGTAATACAAGATCTAATTGGTTGGTCAGAAGCAATTGCAGGATCTGGTAGAGAAACCCAAAAACAATTTTTACAATACTGCTTACAATTTTTCAGACAAGCACTGTTATTAAACTATGGTACTCCTGATTTAGTTTTCTTAGAAACAACCTCTCCTAGTTTTGATTTGTCTAAATTTTCACCTTTCATTCATAGTGGAAATATCTTAACCATAGAAAAAGAAGTAAGCGATGCTCAATATCATATTGAGCGTAATGGAAATGCTAAAATAATTTTATTAGATTTATCCATTAAACTAACGCGCCTTTTACATACAAAAGAAGAAAAAATTAAAGCATAA
- a CDS encoding Yip1 family protein, with protein MIFYLMFKTSKGIDILDDKYEDDLYRETLTIFSFFSIVRFLLNFHEENAKYSFFYNLYLLVLAILISVFLGIIFSLIIHKIGKLLKGKASYVEICSLYAYALIPIIIGDSFKFVLRGMYTSQMVDFDSFRLLSFWNAIVFSLLSLKILVLGLKKFNQYSYLKSAINSAILVLPVLWFWLYFVFN; from the coding sequence ATGATATTTTATTTGATGTTTAAAACATCAAAAGGTATAGATATTTTAGATGATAAATATGAAGATGATTTATATAGAGAAACGTTAACTATTTTTTCTTTTTTTAGTATTGTAAGATTTCTTCTTAATTTTCATGAAGAAAACGCTAAATATTCTTTTTTTTATAACTTGTATCTTCTTGTTCTAGCTATTTTAATAAGTGTATTTTTAGGAATTATTTTTAGTCTAATTATCCATAAGATAGGGAAATTACTAAAAGGGAAAGCGTCTTATGTTGAAATTTGCTCATTATACGCTTATGCATTAATCCCTATAATTATAGGAGATTCTTTTAAATTTGTTTTAAGAGGAATGTATACTAGTCAAATGGTAGATTTTGATAGTTTTAGGCTATTAAGTTTTTGGAACGCTATTGTTTTTAGTCTATTATCCCTTAAAATTCTGGTTTTAGGGTTAAAGAAATTTAATCAATATTCTTATTTAAAAAGTGCTATTAATAGTGCCATTTTGGTTTTACCAGTACTTTGGTTTTGGCTTTATTTTGTTTTTAATTAG
- a CDS encoding heme A synthase yields the protein MKKHFPLIVKISLISVYLIFLAGSVVRMTGSGMGCPDWPKCFGYYIPPTSEEQITWQPNTNYNKGMIIVKDDMLFVAENNIKTTNEFNTNNWGKYTKHSYAKFNKYHTWTEYINRLASVLSGFVFLFLIVGASKFWRENKTIPLVAFGAFFLMLFEAWLGKTVVDTNLKPTVITIHMVAGLIIVALLLWLLFIVSGKNQAKVSSDDTPKYNSLFNKLLIASVVFSLIQIAMGTQVRQFIDEQVKLFGFDNKEYSLMEPNFKFYFHRSFTIAIVLVNLGMFYLNQIKNLGYNLVNWILFLIFLETITGILMYYAEFPLGTQATHLLAGAILFGLQFYLWLQSKKTFTN from the coding sequence ATGAAAAAACATTTTCCTCTTATAGTAAAAATTTCATTAATTTCTGTTTATTTAATTTTTTTAGCTGGTTCTGTTGTTCGTATGACTGGATCTGGAATGGGATGCCCTGATTGGCCAAAATGTTTTGGATATTACATTCCACCAACTTCTGAAGAACAAATTACCTGGCAACCTAATACCAATTATAATAAAGGGATGATTATTGTTAAAGATGATATGCTATTTGTTGCCGAAAACAATATAAAAACTACTAATGAATTTAATACTAATAATTGGGGAAAATATACCAAACACTCGTATGCTAAATTTAATAAATATCATACCTGGACAGAATACATAAACCGATTAGCATCAGTTTTATCTGGCTTTGTCTTTTTATTTTTAATAGTTGGAGCAAGTAAATTCTGGAGAGAAAATAAAACAATTCCTTTAGTAGCCTTTGGAGCTTTCTTTTTAATGTTATTTGAAGCCTGGCTAGGAAAAACTGTGGTTGACACAAATTTAAAACCAACTGTTATTACTATTCACATGGTTGCCGGATTAATTATTGTTGCTTTATTATTATGGCTTTTATTTATAGTTTCAGGAAAAAACCAAGCAAAAGTAAGTTCAGACGACACTCCAAAATACAACTCGTTATTTAATAAACTTTTAATAGCTTCAGTAGTTTTTTCATTGATACAAATTGCTATGGGAACACAAGTAAGACAGTTTATCGATGAACAAGTAAAACTATTTGGATTCGATAATAAAGAGTATAGTTTAATGGAACCTAATTTTAAATTTTACTTTCATAGATCATTCACTATAGCTATTGTATTAGTTAACTTAGGAATGTTTTATCTAAACCAAATTAAAAACTTAGGTTATAATTTAGTAAACTGGATTCTTTTTCTAATCTTTTTAGAAACCATTACAGGTATTTTAATGTACTATGCTGAATTCCCTTTAGGAACACAAGCAACTCACTTATTAGCTGGAGCTATTTTATTTGGGTTACAATTTTATTTATGGTTGCAAAGTAAAAAAACGTTCACTAATTAA